Proteins from a single region of Syntrophales bacterium:
- a CDS encoding tetratricopeptide repeat protein, protein MRIRLRNSDGFRGAGMLGGGVETALALSLFLLVLIVFGQTGGFGFIHFDDNVYVTGNAHVRSGLTGPSVAWAFSTLDAGFWHPLTWLSLMLDVQLHGDWAGGFHWTNVLFHGLSTVILFLALCRMTGAPWRSAFVAGLFAVHPLHVESVAWVAERKDVLCGFFWMTALAVYAWYALRPGPWRYGLLLAVFLLGLMAKPMIVTLPFVLLLLDAWPLRRDEATLGIVGRREFSRVSWGRLILEKVPLLAISAGFSILAYQAEFRAGALGPDAVYPLADRIANALVSYTAYLRHLFLPTGLAPFYPHPGQWPAGQVLLSGVVLAAISIAVFALARRRPWLGVGWLWYLGTLVPVSGIVQIGNIAMADRFMYIPLVGPAIMLAWGASGGSGRPGAGRRIAVPAGILILAACALLSWYQASHWKSTETLFRHTLEVTERNDKAHHALGLALHERGLSIDAIRHLEASLALREDARARNDLGVALMGAGRLKDAEAQFRKVVVLRPAVAKYWNNLGAAVASQDRPSEAVPLFREALRLQPDYREARRNLEQALVVPPGASPSHRR, encoded by the coding sequence ATGAGGATTCGGCTTCGGAATAGCGACGGATTTCGGGGTGCGGGGATGCTCGGCGGGGGAGTCGAGACCGCCCTGGCGCTGTCGCTGTTTCTCCTGGTCCTGATCGTTTTCGGCCAGACCGGCGGTTTTGGGTTTATCCATTTCGACGACAACGTTTACGTGACCGGAAACGCCCATGTCCGCTCCGGCCTGACGGGTCCCTCGGTCGCCTGGGCCTTCTCAACCCTTGATGCGGGATTCTGGCACCCCCTGACCTGGCTTTCCCTGATGCTGGATGTCCAGTTGCATGGAGACTGGGCGGGCGGATTCCACTGGACGAATGTCCTGTTCCACGGACTGTCCACGGTGATTCTGTTCCTGGCGCTGTGCCGTATGACCGGAGCCCCGTGGCGGAGCGCCTTCGTGGCGGGGCTCTTCGCCGTTCACCCGCTCCACGTCGAATCCGTGGCCTGGGTCGCCGAGCGGAAGGACGTCCTCTGCGGCTTTTTCTGGATGACCGCCCTGGCGGTCTATGCCTGGTACGCGCTCCGTCCCGGTCCCTGGCGGTATGGACTCCTCCTGGCCGTATTCCTTCTCGGGCTGATGGCCAAGCCGATGATCGTGACGCTGCCGTTCGTCCTCCTGCTCCTCGATGCCTGGCCCCTCCGCCGCGATGAGGCCACCCTGGGGATCGTGGGCAGAAGGGAATTCAGCAGGGTCTCCTGGGGGCGACTGATTCTGGAAAAGGTCCCGCTCTTGGCGATCTCCGCCGGATTTTCCATCCTGGCCTACCAGGCCGAATTTCGGGCGGGGGCACTCGGCCCGGACGCCGTCTATCCCCTGGCAGACCGGATTGCCAATGCCCTGGTCTCCTATACCGCCTATCTCCGGCACCTCTTCTTGCCGACGGGCCTGGCTCCCTTCTACCCGCATCCGGGCCAATGGCCGGCCGGACAGGTGCTCCTCTCCGGGGTTGTCCTGGCGGCGATCAGCATTGCCGTCTTTGCCCTGGCGAGGCGCCGTCCCTGGTTGGGCGTCGGCTGGCTCTGGTACCTGGGAACCCTGGTGCCCGTGAGCGGGATCGTCCAGATCGGGAACATCGCCATGGCGGACCGGTTCATGTACATTCCCCTGGTCGGTCCCGCCATCATGCTGGCCTGGGGGGCTTCGGGCGGGTCCGGACGGCCCGGCGCAGGCCGGAGGATCGCCGTTCCGGCCGGGATTCTCATCCTGGCCGCCTGTGCCCTGCTTTCCTGGTATCAGGCCTCCCACTGGAAAAGCACGGAGACGCTCTTCCGGCACACCCTGGAGGTGACGGAGCGAAACGACAAGGCACACCACGCCCTGGGGCTGGCCCTTCACGAGCGGGGCCTCTCCATCGATGCAATCCGCCATCTGGAGGCCTCCCTGGCACTGCGGGAAGATGCCCGGGCCAGAAACGACCTTGGCGTTGCGCTGATGGGGGCGGGGCGTCTCAAGGATGCGGAGGCACAATTCCGGAAGGTGGTTGTCCTTCGGCCCGCTGTAGCGAAATACTGGAACAACCTGGGTGCCGCCGTGGCCTCGCAGGACCGCCCGTCCGAGGCGGTTCCCCTGTTCCGGGAGGCATTGCGGCTTCAACCGGATTACCGGGAGGCCCGGCGAAACCTGGAGCAGGCCCTGGTCGTGCCGCCAGGCGCCTCTCCCTCGCACCGCCGGTAA
- a CDS encoding glycosyltransferase family 9 protein: MKAETIRIIDVWTGKGICFILTALRRLLDAFKPRAASPSPARKILFIKLIEQGATVLAYSAIRRAIERAGRENVYFMVFEENREILFILDLLPEENVLVIRNRDFPTFTRDILAALIRIRRLGIDATVDLEFFARASAIISFLTGAERRVGLHRFTSEAPYRGDLMTHRVQYNPYLHTAKAYLLLVDALERESGEIPLSKVPEGDLAVTAPCFRPTAEETGRLKKRLSEMPQTAESGPLVLLNPNAGDLLPLRKWSLENFFDLGRKILEARPDARLIITGAPSEAAAAENLCSRIGSSRAVSLAGKTTLRELLVLYTLADVLVTNDSGPGHFASMTDIDNVVLFGPETPRLFGAIGGRPHTIYAKLACSPCVNAFNHRFSPCLDGRCMQVIMVEEVLRTVLACLAKRHNASGTAS; this comes from the coding sequence TTGAAAGCGGAAACGATACGGATCATTGACGTTTGGACGGGAAAAGGGATCTGCTTCATCCTCACAGCGCTGCGGCGTCTGCTGGACGCATTCAAGCCACGCGCCGCTTCCCCTTCGCCCGCAAGGAAAATCCTCTTCATCAAGCTCATCGAACAGGGGGCGACGGTCCTGGCCTACAGCGCCATCCGGCGGGCCATCGAACGGGCCGGCCGGGAAAACGTCTATTTCATGGTCTTCGAGGAGAACCGGGAGATCCTGTTTATCCTGGACCTCCTGCCGGAGGAGAACGTGCTCGTCATCCGGAACAGGGACTTCCCGACCTTCACGCGGGATATCCTGGCCGCCCTGATCCGGATCCGGAGGCTGGGGATCGACGCGACGGTAGATCTCGAGTTCTTTGCCCGTGCCTCGGCGATCATTTCGTTCCTGACGGGAGCGGAACGGCGGGTCGGCCTCCACCGCTTCACCAGCGAGGCCCCCTACCGGGGTGACCTGATGACCCACCGGGTGCAGTACAATCCTTACCTTCACACGGCAAAGGCCTATCTTCTCCTGGTGGACGCGCTGGAGAGGGAGTCGGGGGAGATCCCGCTGTCCAAGGTCCCCGAAGGAGACCTCGCGGTCACGGCCCCCTGTTTCCGGCCGACAGCAGAGGAAACCGGACGCCTGAAGAAGCGCCTCTCGGAAATGCCCCAAACGGCGGAAAGTGGCCCGCTGGTTCTCCTGAATCCCAACGCCGGCGATCTTCTTCCCCTGCGGAAATGGTCCCTGGAAAACTTTTTCGATCTCGGGCGGAAAATCCTGGAGGCAAGGCCGGATGCGAGACTGATCATAACCGGAGCCCCCTCGGAGGCGGCGGCGGCGGAGAATCTGTGCTCCCGGATCGGATCAAGCCGGGCCGTATCGCTGGCCGGAAAGACGACGCTCCGGGAACTCCTGGTCCTGTACACGCTCGCCGACGTCCTGGTGACCAACGACAGCGGCCCCGGCCATTTCGCCTCCATGACGGACATCGACAACGTGGTCCTCTTCGGACCGGAAACACCCCGTCTCTTCGGCGCCATCGGAGGGCGGCCCCATACGATCTACGCGAAGCTCGCCTGCAGCCCCTGTGTGAACGCCTTCAACCACCGCTTTTCCCCCTGCCTTGACGGCCGGTGCATGCAGGTCATCATGGTAGAGGAGGTCCTCCGGACGGTCCTCGCCTGCCTTGCAAAGAGGCACAACGCATCCGGAACCGCTTCCTGA
- a CDS encoding TetR/AcrR family transcriptional regulator → MGLEERRRREKENRRAAILKAARKLFFEKGFKPVTVESIAHKAELSKGSIYLYFNSKEEIYTQILLSDIDKFHKSIADLFRTGVTASDLLVELARIYINFFLGDKELFRILMTFMLHTEHMNLPEELNRHIVKTTNKTVSIIEKIFQYGVERGEFPATMNLRLNRDVIWGLLNGIISLHIFTGQEARREERIRTTVEEGIREVIRGLSAREAATENPVMTAAGGRADR, encoded by the coding sequence GTGGGGCTCGAAGAGCGAAGAAGGCGGGAGAAGGAAAACCGGAGGGCGGCCATTCTCAAGGCGGCCCGGAAGCTCTTTTTTGAGAAAGGTTTCAAGCCGGTAACGGTTGAGAGCATCGCCCACAAGGCCGAGCTCAGCAAAGGTTCCATCTACCTGTACTTCAACAGCAAGGAGGAGATTTACACACAGATCCTCCTGAGCGACATCGACAAGTTCCACAAGAGCATCGCCGACCTGTTCCGTACCGGAGTAACGGCGTCCGATCTTCTCGTCGAACTGGCCCGAATCTACATCAATTTTTTCCTGGGCGACAAGGAGCTGTTCCGGATTCTCATGACCTTCATGCTTCACACGGAGCACATGAACCTTCCGGAAGAGCTGAACCGCCACATCGTCAAAACCACCAACAAGACTGTCAGCATCATTGAGAAAATCTTCCAGTACGGGGTGGAACGGGGGGAGTTCCCAGCCACGATGAACCTCCGCCTGAACCGTGACGTCATATGGGGTCTTCTCAATGGGATCATCTCCCTGCACATCTTCACGGGGCAGGAGGCTCGCAGAGAAGAGCGCATCCGCACCACCGTCGAAGAGGGGATCCGCGAAGTCATTCGCGGTCTGTCCGCCCGGGAGGCAGCGACGGAAAATCCGGTGATGACGGCTGCAGGCGGAAGAGCGGACCGGTAG
- a CDS encoding acyl-CoA dehydrogenase — translation MSKLVNGRDQQFVLFEQLGIEKLFATEKFSAFSKEDILMMLNEAEKLCANVIEPTYKEGDHEGCTFKDGKVFVPKCFHDAYKKYCEGGWLAMIRDPEVGGQGVPHVIGNACSELISASNFAFWMYPGLTNGAAALIQTFGTEEQKNKYMFKMYEGKWGGTMCLTEPGAGSDVGALKTSAKRLPDGKYLITGTKCFISCGDHDLTENIVHPVLARIEGDPPGTAGISIFIVPKYRVNDDGSMGEFNDVKTGNIEHKMGIKASATCTLNFGEDGKCIGELLGKEREGMRVMFQMMNEARMEVGMQSLGHATAAFEQALAYTRERIQMTPVWEMKNPDAKAVPIIKHPDIRRDLMWMKSYVEGLRALNLYASFCLDMSHVTEGAESKKWFGMLELLTPICKAFSSDIALMVCSKAVDAFGGYGYCSEYPVEQYMRDVKIAAIYEGTNGIQALDLVGRKLGANKGANVMNLAGEIMATIGKAKASKELAKYAGKLEIAGNALIDLTMAFAGYGKSSSFLLPVLNASTYLEIFGDVVLGWLLTQGALIAEEKLAALYEANGADTVGKQRALVHTNPDVAFYQGKIMSAKFFAVEMLSTVKARCDLIKEGEKVPIEIADECFSA, via the coding sequence ATGAGCAAGCTGGTAAACGGGAGAGATCAGCAGTTTGTCCTTTTCGAACAGCTCGGGATTGAAAAGCTGTTCGCCACCGAGAAGTTTTCTGCTTTCTCCAAGGAAGACATCCTGATGATGCTCAATGAGGCGGAGAAACTCTGCGCCAACGTCATCGAGCCCACCTACAAGGAAGGGGATCACGAAGGCTGCACCTTCAAAGACGGCAAAGTCTTCGTTCCGAAATGCTTTCACGATGCATACAAGAAATACTGCGAAGGCGGATGGCTCGCCATGATTCGCGACCCCGAGGTCGGCGGGCAGGGAGTGCCTCACGTGATCGGCAACGCCTGCTCCGAGCTCATCTCGGCGTCCAATTTCGCCTTCTGGATGTATCCAGGCCTGACCAACGGCGCCGCCGCCCTGATCCAGACATTCGGGACGGAGGAGCAGAAGAACAAGTACATGTTCAAGATGTATGAAGGCAAGTGGGGAGGCACCATGTGCCTCACCGAGCCCGGCGCAGGCAGCGACGTCGGCGCCCTGAAGACGAGCGCCAAGCGCCTTCCCGACGGCAAGTACCTCATCACCGGGACAAAATGCTTCATCTCCTGCGGCGATCACGACCTGACCGAAAACATCGTCCATCCCGTCCTGGCGCGCATCGAAGGGGACCCCCCGGGGACGGCGGGCATCTCCATTTTCATCGTTCCCAAGTACCGGGTGAACGACGACGGCTCCATGGGTGAATTCAACGACGTCAAAACGGGAAACATCGAGCACAAGATGGGTATCAAGGCCAGCGCCACCTGTACGCTGAACTTCGGTGAGGACGGAAAGTGCATCGGCGAGCTCCTCGGCAAGGAGCGCGAGGGAATGCGGGTCATGTTCCAGATGATGAACGAGGCCCGGATGGAAGTGGGCATGCAGTCCCTGGGGCACGCCACGGCAGCCTTCGAGCAGGCCCTGGCCTACACCCGTGAGCGCATCCAGATGACCCCCGTCTGGGAGATGAAGAATCCCGACGCCAAGGCCGTTCCCATCATCAAACATCCCGACATCCGCCGGGACCTGATGTGGATGAAATCCTACGTGGAGGGGCTCCGGGCCCTGAACCTCTACGCTTCCTTCTGCCTGGACATGTCCCATGTGACGGAAGGTGCGGAGTCCAAGAAGTGGTTCGGCATGCTGGAACTCCTGACCCCGATCTGCAAGGCCTTCTCCTCCGACATCGCGCTGATGGTCTGCTCCAAGGCCGTCGACGCCTTCGGCGGTTACGGCTACTGCAGTGAATACCCCGTGGAGCAGTACATGCGGGACGTCAAGATCGCCGCCATCTACGAGGGAACCAACGGCATCCAGGCCCTCGACCTGGTGGGACGCAAGCTGGGCGCCAACAAGGGCGCGAACGTCATGAACCTGGCCGGCGAGATCATGGCGACCATCGGCAAGGCAAAGGCATCCAAGGAACTGGCCAAATACGCCGGCAAGCTGGAAATAGCGGGGAACGCCCTGATCGACCTGACCATGGCCTTCGCAGGCTACGGCAAGAGCTCGAGCTTCCTGCTGCCCGTCCTGAACGCCTCCACCTACCTGGAGATCTTCGGGGACGTGGTCCTGGGCTGGCTGCTCACCCAGGGAGCGTTGATCGCGGAAGAGAAGCTGGCCGCCCTGTACGAGGCGAACGGCGCCGATACCGTCGGGAAGCAGCGTGCGCTGGTGCACACGAATCCCGATGTGGCCTTCTACCAGGGAAAGATCATGTCGGCGAAGTTCTTTGCCGTGGAGATGCTCTCGACGGTCAAGGCACGCTGCGATCTCATCAAGGAAGGGGAGAAGGTGCCCATCGAGATCGCCGACGAGTGCTTCTCGGCATAA
- a CDS encoding 3-hydroxyacyl-CoA dehydrogenase/enoyl-CoA hydratase family protein produces the protein MSYQIKKAAVLGAGVMGATIAAHLTNAGIECCLLDIVPFELTEADKKAGLTEKSPAWRNRFAAGGLAGVTKSKPASFYSKKNASMIKIGNFEDNLKWLADVDWVIEVVVENLKIKQDLFAKVEKIVKPGCIVTTNTSGLPIKDITANFGKKLKEHFLGTHFFNPPRYMKLLEVIPGKETKKEVVEFMIKFCEEVLGKGVVVCKDVPNFIGNRIGVFDISNAVALMVQKGLKVEEVDAVIGKAVGRPGTAVFGTLDLVGLDTGYHVMKNLHAAVPDDESRDLFIPPGFMDKMMEKKWLGNKTKQGFYKKTKDEKGKKVKLVLDYNSLEYVAPTKPKYASVSEAKKASDLGIAESMKIVFSGKDKAADLIREYLCNNFIYAVNRIPEIADRVVEIDNAMKWGYNHALGPFETWDAVGVRNAVDAMKKMGKKVPKKIEDMLKAGCESFYAKKTDGLYYYDFAKKGYVKLEENPRIILLPSLKEQKKVVAENASASLIDIGDGVACLELHTKMNAVDDGVIEMINTSCDIVEKDFLGMVVGNHDPRAFSAGANIFKVLLAIQQGDWDVLEALVANFQNANMRMKYLGKPVVTAPAGLALGGGCEIAMHGARCQPCGETYMGLVEVGVGVIPAGGGCKEILVRVTEGLPDGVVEAGLNLQFHMAKAFENIGTAKVATSAMEAMELGYIRKTENISLNRDQQLWDAKQVVLGLSMFYKPPRPALIPVMGENFRGMANGVLYNMRHGNYASDYDVHVGRKVAYILSGGDCAEGTYVTEQEILDLEKEAFLSLCGEKRTQDRIMHMLTTGKPLRN, from the coding sequence ATGTCATATCAGATCAAGAAAGCCGCTGTTCTGGGAGCCGGGGTCATGGGGGCCACCATTGCCGCCCACCTGACCAACGCGGGGATCGAGTGCTGTCTGCTCGACATCGTCCCCTTCGAGCTCACCGAAGCCGATAAGAAGGCCGGGCTGACCGAGAAGAGTCCCGCCTGGCGGAACCGCTTTGCTGCAGGCGGGCTGGCCGGCGTCACGAAATCCAAGCCGGCGAGTTTTTACTCCAAGAAAAACGCCTCCATGATCAAGATCGGCAACTTCGAGGACAACCTGAAGTGGCTGGCTGACGTGGACTGGGTCATCGAAGTCGTCGTTGAGAACCTGAAGATCAAGCAGGACCTGTTCGCCAAGGTCGAAAAAATCGTGAAGCCCGGCTGCATCGTCACGACGAACACCTCGGGCCTTCCCATCAAAGACATCACCGCCAACTTCGGCAAAAAGCTCAAGGAGCACTTCCTGGGCACCCACTTCTTCAATCCGCCCCGGTACATGAAGCTTCTTGAGGTCATTCCCGGCAAGGAGACAAAGAAGGAAGTCGTCGAGTTCATGATCAAATTCTGCGAGGAAGTCCTCGGGAAGGGTGTCGTGGTCTGCAAGGACGTCCCGAACTTCATCGGCAACCGCATCGGCGTCTTCGACATCTCCAACGCCGTCGCTCTGATGGTCCAGAAGGGCCTGAAGGTGGAGGAAGTGGACGCCGTCATCGGCAAGGCCGTCGGCCGTCCCGGCACCGCCGTCTTCGGGACCCTGGACCTGGTGGGCCTCGACACGGGCTACCACGTCATGAAGAACCTCCATGCCGCCGTGCCCGACGATGAGTCCCGGGACCTCTTCATCCCGCCGGGATTCATGGACAAGATGATGGAGAAGAAGTGGCTCGGCAACAAGACCAAGCAGGGTTTCTACAAGAAGACCAAGGACGAGAAGGGCAAGAAGGTCAAGCTGGTGCTGGACTACAATTCCCTCGAGTACGTGGCGCCCACGAAGCCCAAGTACGCGTCCGTCAGTGAGGCCAAGAAGGCCTCCGACCTCGGCATTGCCGAATCGATGAAGATCGTCTTCAGCGGGAAGGACAAGGCCGCGGACCTGATCCGGGAATACCTCTGCAACAACTTCATCTATGCGGTGAACCGGATTCCCGAAATCGCCGACCGCGTCGTCGAGATCGACAACGCCATGAAGTGGGGCTACAACCACGCCCTCGGACCCTTCGAGACGTGGGATGCCGTGGGTGTCCGCAATGCCGTGGACGCCATGAAGAAGATGGGCAAAAAGGTGCCCAAGAAGATCGAAGACATGCTCAAAGCGGGCTGCGAGTCCTTCTACGCGAAGAAGACGGACGGCCTGTACTATTATGATTTCGCCAAGAAGGGCTACGTCAAGCTGGAGGAGAACCCGAGAATCATCCTCCTGCCCAGCCTGAAGGAGCAGAAGAAGGTCGTGGCGGAGAACGCCTCAGCCAGCCTCATCGACATCGGTGACGGCGTGGCCTGCCTCGAGCTCCACACGAAGATGAATGCCGTGGATGACGGCGTGATCGAGATGATCAACACGAGCTGCGACATCGTCGAGAAGGACTTCCTCGGCATGGTCGTCGGCAACCACGATCCCCGGGCCTTCTCGGCCGGTGCAAACATCTTCAAGGTCCTCCTGGCCATCCAGCAGGGTGACTGGGACGTCTTGGAAGCGCTGGTCGCGAATTTCCAGAACGCCAACATGAGAATGAAGTACCTCGGGAAGCCCGTTGTCACCGCCCCGGCCGGACTGGCCCTGGGCGGTGGCTGCGAGATCGCCATGCACGGCGCCCGCTGTCAGCCCTGCGGGGAGACCTACATGGGCCTCGTGGAAGTCGGCGTCGGCGTGATCCCCGCGGGCGGCGGATGCAAGGAAATCCTGGTCCGCGTAACCGAGGGTCTTCCCGACGGTGTCGTCGAAGCGGGCCTCAACCTGCAGTTCCACATGGCCAAGGCCTTCGAGAACATCGGAACCGCCAAGGTCGCCACCAGCGCCATGGAGGCCATGGAGCTGGGGTACATCCGCAAGACCGAGAACATCAGCCTCAACCGCGATCAGCAGCTCTGGGACGCCAAGCAGGTCGTTCTCGGCCTGTCCATGTTCTACAAACCGCCGCGGCCGGCTCTTATTCCCGTGATGGGCGAGAACTTCCGCGGGATGGCCAACGGCGTCCTGTACAACATGCGCCACGGCAACTATGCATCGGACTACGACGTCCATGTCGGCCGGAAGGTTGCCTACATCCTCTCCGGCGGCGACTGTGCAGAAGGGACGTACGTTACGGAGCAGGAAATCCTGGATCTCGAAAAGGAAGCCTTCCTCTCCCTCTGCGGCGAGAAAAGGACCCAGGACCGGATCATGCACATGCTCACCACGGGCAAGCCGCTCCGGAACTAG
- a CDS encoding thiolase family protein yields the protein MTDAVIVEAVRSPGGRYKRGGLAATRGDEIGFQVIRGLMARVPAVKPEDVDDLIVGCAFPEAEQGMNYGRVLAIGAGLPISVSGMTINRFCSSGVQSIADATAKIRAGWSDIIIAGGCETMSHIPMGGSIFRPNPDWNFDGGQPNVYVSMGITAENVAVSYNVSREDMDKMGVESNRRAYEAIKAGKFKEEIIPIEAFKYKRDKNGKRIREKVVFDTDDGVRWPVKLEDMAKLKSPFKAGGVITAANASQMTDGAAFSLLMSTEKAKELGLKPLAKLSYFAVAGCKAEEMGMGPAYAIPKVLKMAGLTAKDIDVFEINEAFASQAIASCRIVGIEDRYWSGDINPNGGAIALGHPLGATGAKLTAQLLHELKRRKAKRGIVSMCIGGGMGAAAIYEML from the coding sequence ATGACTGATGCTGTGATTGTCGAAGCGGTCAGAAGTCCTGGTGGACGTTATAAGAGGGGCGGCCTTGCCGCAACGAGAGGAGACGAGATCGGTTTCCAGGTGATCCGGGGCCTCATGGCCCGGGTCCCCGCGGTGAAGCCGGAAGACGTGGACGACCTGATCGTCGGCTGCGCCTTCCCGGAGGCCGAGCAGGGCATGAACTACGGCCGGGTGCTCGCCATCGGTGCCGGACTGCCGATCAGCGTGTCCGGCATGACGATCAACCGTTTCTGCTCCTCGGGCGTGCAGTCCATCGCCGACGCCACGGCGAAGATCCGGGCCGGCTGGTCCGATATCATCATCGCCGGCGGCTGTGAGACCATGTCCCACATCCCCATGGGCGGCAGCATTTTCCGCCCGAACCCCGACTGGAACTTCGACGGCGGCCAGCCCAACGTGTACGTTTCCATGGGCATCACCGCGGAGAACGTGGCGGTCAGCTACAACGTCTCCCGGGAAGACATGGACAAGATGGGCGTGGAGAGCAACCGCCGGGCTTACGAGGCCATCAAGGCCGGCAAGTTCAAGGAAGAGATCATTCCCATCGAGGCCTTCAAGTACAAGAGGGACAAGAACGGGAAGCGGATCCGTGAGAAGGTCGTCTTCGACACGGACGACGGCGTGCGCTGGCCCGTGAAGCTGGAGGACATGGCCAAGCTGAAGTCGCCCTTCAAGGCGGGCGGCGTCATCACGGCGGCCAATGCCTCCCAGATGACCGACGGCGCGGCGTTCTCCCTGCTCATGTCGACCGAGAAGGCCAAGGAACTGGGGCTGAAGCCCCTGGCCAAGCTTAGCTACTTTGCAGTGGCGGGCTGCAAGGCCGAGGAGATGGGCATGGGCCCGGCCTACGCGATTCCCAAGGTCCTGAAGATGGCGGGCCTGACCGCGAAGGACATCGATGTCTTCGAGATCAACGAGGCCTTCGCCTCTCAGGCAATCGCGTCCTGCCGTATCGTCGGGATCGAGGACCGCTACTGGTCAGGCGACATCAACCCGAACGGCGGCGCCATAGCCCTGGGGCATCCCCTGGGAGCCACCGGCGCCAAGCTGACGGCGCAGCTGCTCCACGAGCTGAAGCGCCGGAAGGCGAAACGGGGCATCGTCTCCATGTGCATCGGCGGCGGCATGGGTGCGGCTGCGATCTACGAGATGCTGTAA
- a CDS encoding nitrilase-related carbon-nitrogen hydrolase, translating to MRVGFVQTKPVFGHVDGNVERAVKMIRRCDADLIVLPELFNTGYLFTSKEEVRDLSETVPKGRTTEALREVAAERNVHIVAGLIERSRRKYYNAAVLVSPGGSVETYRKIHLFHEEKLWFDPGDRPFTVYDIGSCRVGIMICFDWFFPESMRILALKGADVVAHCANLVLPFCQDAMITRCLENRLYAVTANRIGSEKRGGKFCLYTGRSQITGPQANLLYRAGAGEEEIGSAAIDVAAVRDKRLNAHNVLLDDRRIEFYGDLTAPGVRVGDT from the coding sequence ATGAGAGTCGGGTTTGTTCAGACCAAGCCGGTTTTCGGCCACGTGGACGGGAACGTCGAGCGGGCCGTGAAGATGATCCGCCGCTGCGACGCGGACCTGATCGTCCTTCCCGAGCTGTTCAACACGGGATACCTCTTCACCTCCAAGGAAGAGGTCCGGGATCTGTCCGAGACGGTTCCGAAGGGAAGGACGACGGAGGCCCTGCGGGAGGTCGCCGCGGAGCGGAACGTCCACATTGTGGCGGGGCTGATCGAGCGGAGCAGGCGGAAATATTACAACGCTGCCGTCCTGGTATCTCCCGGCGGCTCCGTGGAGACTTACCGGAAGATCCACCTCTTCCACGAGGAGAAGCTCTGGTTCGACCCGGGCGACCGGCCCTTCACGGTTTACGACATCGGCTCCTGCCGGGTCGGGATCATGATCTGCTTCGACTGGTTCTTCCCCGAGTCCATGCGCATCCTGGCCCTGAAAGGGGCCGACGTGGTGGCCCACTGCGCCAACCTCGTCCTGCCCTTCTGCCAGGACGCCATGATCACCCGCTGCCTGGAAAACCGGCTCTACGCCGTGACGGCGAACCGTATCGGATCGGAGAAGCGGGGCGGGAAGTTCTGCCTCTACACGGGCCGCAGCCAGATCACGGGTCCCCAGGCCAATCTCCTCTATCGGGCCGGAGCCGGCGAGGAGGAGATCGGGAGCGCTGCGATTGACGTCGCCGCTGTCCGGGACAAGCGCCTGAACGCCCACAACGTACTCCTGGACGACCGCCGCATCGAGTTCTACGGCGATTTGACGGCCCCGGGCGTCCGCGTCGGGGACACCTGA